One stretch of Amycolatopsis sp. NBC_00345 DNA includes these proteins:
- a CDS encoding ATP-binding cassette domain-containing protein, with product MNATITASGLVKRYGDVVALDGLDLEVPDGTVLGLLGPNGAGKTTAVRILTTLLEPDEGQATIAGVDVRADPSRAREHIGLSGQNAAVDEYLTGYENLYIVGRLYGLKSATARARAKTLIDDFGLTDAGNRRVKTYSGGMRRRLDLAAAIVAEPMVLFLDEPTTGLDPFSRNKLWETIRALVDNGSTVLLTTQYMEEADRLCDDVVVVAQGKEIAHGTPDELKRTVGGDRVEVVVEHNRDLEAAERALRGVGLDDVRVDRDSGRLTAPNTGGPEELSHLLRSLGDAKVPLLDFSLRRPTLDDVFLSLTGHAAESSDPPEPTEPGADAAARPKQEVKS from the coding sequence ATGAACGCAACCATCACGGCGTCGGGGCTCGTCAAGCGTTACGGCGATGTCGTCGCGCTCGACGGTCTCGACCTGGAGGTCCCGGACGGCACCGTGCTCGGGCTGCTGGGCCCCAACGGCGCCGGCAAGACCACCGCCGTCCGCATCCTGACCACCCTGCTCGAACCCGACGAGGGACAGGCGACGATCGCGGGCGTCGACGTGCGGGCCGACCCCAGCCGGGCCCGGGAGCACATCGGCCTGTCCGGGCAGAACGCGGCCGTTGACGAATACCTGACCGGTTACGAGAACCTCTACATCGTCGGCCGGCTCTACGGCCTCAAGTCGGCGACCGCCCGCGCGCGGGCCAAGACGCTGATCGACGACTTCGGCCTGACCGACGCGGGCAACCGGCGCGTCAAGACGTACTCCGGCGGGATGCGCAGGCGGCTGGACCTCGCGGCGGCGATCGTCGCCGAGCCGATGGTGCTGTTCCTCGACGAGCCGACCACCGGCCTGGACCCCTTCAGCCGCAACAAGTTGTGGGAGACCATCCGCGCGCTGGTGGACAACGGCTCCACCGTGCTGCTGACCACCCAGTACATGGAGGAGGCCGACCGGCTGTGCGACGACGTCGTGGTGGTCGCGCAGGGCAAGGAGATCGCGCACGGCACGCCCGACGAGCTGAAGCGGACGGTCGGCGGTGACCGGGTGGAGGTCGTGGTCGAGCACAACCGCGACCTCGAGGCCGCCGAGCGGGCGCTGCGCGGGGTCGGCCTGGACGACGTGCGGGTCGACCGCGACTCGGGCCGGCTGACCGCCCCCAACACCGGCGGGCCCGAGGAGCTGTCGCACCTGCTGCGGTCGCTGGGCGACGCCAAGGTGCCGCTGCTGGACTTCTCCCTGCGGCGGCCCACTCTCGACGACGTGTTCCTCTCCCTGACCGGGCACGCCGCCGAGTCGTCCGATCCGCCCGAGCCGACCGAACCGGGCGCGGACGCCGCCGCCCGTCCCAAGCAGGAGGTCAAGTCGTGA
- a CDS encoding MFS transporter, with product MVMVLLCGTQLLLLLDFSIVNLALPDMRHALGFSTSGVQWVASAYAVTFGGFLLLGGRMVDLLGGRRLLVVGLVVFGAASLAGGCAPVPVVLVAMRAVQGIGAALIAPAVLALLTMAFPEGSQRNRMIGWFVAASASGFGLGALLGGVLTEGFGWRAVLLVNVPLVAVAVIVALRVLVAPQRRVRRPGAEVLGAVLGIVGLILVIYGFTVLESGVKALSAVGLVGLGCGCVGVFLAVDRRLRRPLLPLRVLRLRNVAAANVIGLFGNGVFGATTSLLSLELQDSSGLTPLVAGLCFVPFGVAVAVSATTTPRLVARYGAKRVLVSGAIVMAAGTAFLSQANAWAALMSGVVVVAVGGGAVYTSVTITGTEGVPDEHQGFVSGLLNMTTQVGTALCVAVLVTLAGQDTSGTAFGVATAVLAAVAALAAVAVRSHRWS from the coding sequence ATGGTCATGGTGTTGTTGTGCGGCACGCAGCTATTGCTGCTGCTCGACTTTTCCATCGTCAACCTGGCCCTGCCGGACATGCGGCACGCGCTGGGCTTCAGCACCTCGGGTGTGCAGTGGGTGGCCAGTGCGTACGCGGTGACGTTCGGCGGCTTCCTTCTGCTGGGCGGCCGGATGGTCGATTTGCTGGGTGGGCGTCGGCTGCTGGTGGTCGGGCTCGTCGTCTTCGGGGCGGCTTCGCTGGCTGGGGGGTGCGCGCCGGTTCCGGTGGTGCTGGTGGCCATGCGCGCGGTTCAGGGGATCGGGGCGGCGTTGATCGCTCCCGCGGTGCTCGCGTTGCTCACCATGGCGTTTCCCGAGGGCTCGCAGCGCAATCGCATGATCGGGTGGTTCGTGGCCGCTTCGGCGAGCGGGTTCGGGCTCGGCGCGTTGCTCGGTGGCGTGCTCACCGAGGGCTTTGGCTGGCGCGCGGTGCTGTTGGTGAACGTGCCGCTGGTCGCCGTGGCTGTGATTGTCGCGCTTCGGGTGCTCGTCGCGCCCCAGCGCCGGGTGCGGCGCCCAGGTGCGGAGGTGCTCGGCGCGGTCCTTGGGATCGTCGGGCTGATCCTGGTCATCTACGGCTTCACTGTGCTCGAGTCTGGCGTGAAGGCGTTGTCCGCGGTGGGGCTCGTCGGGCTCGGCTGCGGCTGCGTTGGCGTTTTCCTCGCGGTGGACCGTCGCCTTCGCCGGCCGCTGCTTCCGTTACGGGTTCTGCGGCTGCGGAACGTCGCGGCCGCGAACGTGATCGGCCTGTTCGGCAACGGGGTGTTCGGCGCGACGACGTCGTTGCTGTCGTTGGAACTACAGGACTCCTCGGGACTCACGCCGCTGGTCGCGGGGCTGTGCTTCGTTCCCTTCGGCGTGGCCGTCGCGGTCTCGGCCACCACGACCCCGCGGCTTGTCGCACGCTACGGCGCGAAACGCGTCCTGGTGAGCGGTGCGATCGTCATGGCGGCGGGAACCGCGTTCCTCAGCCAGGCGAACGCCTGGGCGGCGCTGATGTCCGGCGTGGTTGTCGTCGCCGTCGGGGGCGGTGCGGTCTACACGTCGGTGACCATCACTGGCACCGAGGGCGTCCCCGACGAGCACCAGGGTTTCGTCTCCGGGCTGCTCAACATGACAACCCAGGTGGGTACGGCGCTGTGTGTCGCGGTGCTGGTGACCCTGGCCGGTCAGGACACCTCGGGGACCGCCTTCGGCGTGGCGACCGCCGTGCTGGCGGCCGTCGCCGCGCTGGCGGCGGTCGCGGTGCGTTCCCACCGGTGGAGCTAG
- a CDS encoding SRPBCC family protein, with the protein MSGGETPHPVDLTEREIGQRKIGAGDAHSAIMRRVYPAPIDEVWSAITEPDRINRFFLPVSGDLREGGTFALEMNADGEILKCEAPHLLRLTWSFEGAVPDEVEIRLTTVDGGTQLELEHASVRDVLVSSDPKTGDWGVGAGWEPPLKYLGRYLAGELPNKPSMEWYEPNEEDAALSRDAGMAWSQVIEAAYVRLLQQKS; encoded by the coding sequence ATGAGTGGCGGCGAGACCCCGCACCCGGTGGACCTGACCGAACGCGAGATCGGGCAGCGCAAGATCGGCGCCGGTGACGCCCATTCGGCGATCATGCGCCGCGTCTACCCGGCCCCGATCGACGAGGTCTGGTCCGCGATCACCGAACCCGACCGGATCAACCGGTTCTTCCTCCCGGTGAGCGGCGACCTGCGCGAAGGCGGCACGTTCGCGCTGGAGATGAACGCCGACGGCGAGATCCTCAAGTGCGAGGCGCCGCACCTGCTCCGGCTGACCTGGTCGTTCGAGGGCGCGGTGCCCGACGAGGTCGAGATCCGCCTGACGACGGTCGACGGCGGGACCCAGCTGGAGCTGGAGCACGCCTCGGTCCGGGACGTGCTCGTGTCCAGCGACCCCAAGACCGGTGACTGGGGCGTCGGCGCCGGCTGGGAGCCGCCGCTGAAGTACCTGGGCCGCTACCTCGCGGGCGAACTGCCGAACAAGCCGTCGATGGAGTGGTACGAGCCGAACGAGGAGGACGCGGCGCTCAGCCGGGACGCCGGAATGGCCTGGTCGCAGGTGATCGAGGCGGCCTACGTCCGGTTGCTCCAGCAGAAGTCCTGA
- a CDS encoding enediyne antibiotic chromoprotein, with product MKSLRIGLAAAAALAASIAIAPVATAAAEGPRVTVDPADHLHSVATVHVTATGYTPGVGVFVQQCAQVAEGVVGCDYNGTETLDLNKHGAGTATVRVHRVFEAHSANGDLMGNIDCADAEVNCFVAVANAHGGTGAPITFAG from the coding sequence ATGAAGTCGCTCAGGATCGGACTGGCCGCCGCAGCCGCCCTCGCCGCGTCCATCGCGATCGCCCCAGTGGCAACGGCAGCGGCCGAAGGGCCCCGGGTGACGGTCGACCCAGCGGATCACTTGCACTCAGTGGCCACCGTGCACGTCACCGCGACCGGGTACACCCCGGGCGTGGGGGTTTTCGTGCAGCAGTGCGCGCAGGTGGCGGAGGGCGTGGTCGGTTGCGACTACAACGGCACCGAAACGCTGGACCTGAACAAGCACGGTGCCGGCACGGCCACGGTGCGTGTGCACCGCGTGTTCGAAGCGCACTCCGCCAACGGTGACCTGATGGGCAACATCGACTGCGCCGACGCCGAAGTCAACTGTTTCGTCGCCGTTGCCAACGCCCACGGCGGCACCGGCGCCCCGATCACCTTCGCCGGGTAG
- a CDS encoding right-handed parallel beta-helix repeat-containing protein: protein MTETDLNGWIEQANAGAVVTKQVVASPAGCVVPIGPAGLEPLTGKFSLAAAGVVLSGGDSIFDVRYRGTLTLSGVTLTGSTKSAILNAWGGSVDVTDSRIIGNSSRFGGGVDNSGGAMRLVRTELAGNTSTGNGGGISSSGVDATLTLIDCVVRDNTSLYGGGIGSSNGTVLLKNTKLTGNHADGGSAVVNSAGEMTFDGSEVSGNVSPLSAGAITNTGTVHIIGSTVADNEGGAVVVVAGGPVTVSDSRISGNTSGGSGAAVLNGSGATVIVERTEVTGNKAGGPGGGLANGAGGLFRVVDSTVRGNTAGAPGGGIVNVSGGTMTVTGGQITGNAPDDCAGSITGC from the coding sequence GTGACCGAGACGGACCTGAACGGCTGGATCGAGCAGGCGAACGCCGGTGCCGTGGTGACCAAGCAGGTCGTGGCGAGCCCGGCCGGGTGCGTGGTGCCGATCGGGCCCGCCGGCCTGGAGCCGCTGACCGGCAAGTTCAGCCTGGCGGCCGCGGGAGTGGTGCTCAGCGGCGGTGACTCCATCTTCGACGTCCGCTACCGCGGCACGCTGACGCTGTCCGGGGTCACCCTGACCGGCAGCACGAAGAGCGCGATCCTCAACGCGTGGGGTGGATCGGTCGACGTGACCGACAGCCGGATCATCGGCAACAGCTCACGGTTCGGCGGCGGGGTGGACAACAGCGGCGGCGCCATGCGGCTGGTCCGCACCGAGCTCGCCGGGAACACGTCGACCGGCAACGGCGGCGGCATCAGCAGTTCCGGAGTCGACGCGACGCTCACCCTGATCGACTGCGTGGTCCGGGACAACACCTCGCTCTACGGCGGCGGGATCGGCAGCAGCAACGGGACGGTGCTGCTGAAGAACACGAAGCTCACCGGCAACCACGCCGACGGCGGCTCCGCCGTGGTCAACAGCGCGGGGGAGATGACGTTCGACGGCAGCGAGGTCAGCGGCAACGTGTCGCCGTTGTCGGCGGGCGCGATCACCAACACCGGCACCGTGCACATCATCGGCTCCACCGTCGCGGACAACGAGGGCGGCGCCGTGGTGGTGGTCGCGGGCGGTCCCGTCACGGTGTCCGACAGCCGGATCTCGGGCAACACGTCCGGCGGCTCGGGCGCGGCCGTGCTGAACGGCAGCGGCGCCACCGTGATCGTGGAACGCACCGAGGTCACCGGCAACAAGGCCGGGGGACCGGGTGGCGGGCTGGCGAACGGGGCCGGCGGCCTGTTCCGGGTCGTCGACAGCACCGTCCGGGGCAACACTGCCGGCGCTCCCGGCGGGGGGATCGTCAACGTGTCCGGTGGAACCATGACGGTCACCGGCGGCCAGATCACCGGCAACGCGCCGGACGACTGCGCGGGTTCGATCACCGGCTGCTGA
- a CDS encoding carboxymuconolactone decarboxylase family protein: protein MPHIEVDPTLPGIIGLFDYRPETAKPLSELADVLLRGPSTLSRGERELIAAAVSRGNECVFCASAHEAFAAAQIDGGISLVEQATRDHESAPISAKLKALLTIALLTREDGRKVDAASVKAAKAAGATETEIHDTVLIAATFCLFNRYVDGLATELPGSPEAYTDRAQAIVEHGYV, encoded by the coding sequence GTGCCGCACATCGAGGTGGACCCCACCCTGCCGGGCATCATCGGACTCTTCGACTACCGGCCGGAGACCGCCAAGCCGCTGTCCGAGCTGGCCGACGTCCTGCTGCGCGGGCCGAGCACCCTGTCGAGGGGCGAGCGGGAGCTGATCGCGGCGGCGGTGTCCCGGGGCAACGAGTGCGTCTTCTGCGCCTCGGCCCACGAAGCGTTCGCGGCCGCCCAGATCGACGGCGGTATATCCCTTGTGGAGCAAGCTACCCGGGACCACGAGTCGGCACCGATCTCCGCCAAGCTCAAGGCGTTGCTGACGATCGCCCTCCTGACCCGCGAGGACGGCCGCAAGGTGGACGCGGCCAGCGTCAAGGCCGCGAAAGCCGCGGGCGCGACCGAAACCGAGATCCACGACACGGTCCTGATCGCGGCCACTTTCTGCCTGTTCAACCGCTACGTCGACGGCCTGGCCACCGAACTCCCCGGCTCGCCCGAGGCGTACACCGACCGTGCGCAGGCGATCGTCGAGCACGGTTACGTCTGA
- a CDS encoding class I SAM-dependent methyltransferase has protein sequence MSDTLSPDAGAAFDHAAEDWLAWQRSPWARVYYALVRHVLDQLPEASATWNVLDVGGANGADSLPLLASGHRVTILDGSAVLLAEAVAAADRDGLDRGRLRVERVDLDDPRPLPVPDHSTGWDLVLCHNVLHYRDDPAELVARLVAAARPGGTLSLIAPNPAMDVLAAAIRDRDPVRGLEMLDAPTRRSETVGVPMRRLERAAVTTAVQAAGAAVTASLGLRTVIDLVSDDEVKHDPEWLRRTTQLELALCSRAPYRDIARFWQLICRTPA, from the coding sequence ATGAGCGACACCCTTTCCCCGGACGCCGGCGCGGCGTTCGACCACGCGGCCGAGGACTGGCTCGCCTGGCAGCGATCCCCGTGGGCCCGCGTCTACTACGCACTGGTCCGGCACGTCCTGGACCAGCTGCCGGAAGCGTCGGCGACCTGGAACGTGCTCGACGTGGGCGGTGCGAACGGTGCCGATTCCTTGCCGTTGCTGGCATCCGGCCATCGGGTGACGATCCTCGACGGCTCCGCGGTGCTGCTGGCCGAGGCGGTCGCGGCGGCTGACCGCGACGGCCTGGACCGCGGGCGGTTACGGGTCGAGCGTGTGGACCTCGACGACCCGCGCCCCCTTCCCGTCCCCGACCACTCGACCGGCTGGGATCTGGTGCTGTGCCACAACGTCCTGCATTACCGCGACGATCCGGCGGAACTGGTCGCCCGGCTCGTCGCGGCGGCGCGACCCGGCGGAACGCTGTCGCTCATCGCCCCCAACCCCGCGATGGACGTCCTCGCCGCGGCGATCCGCGACCGGGACCCGGTGCGGGGACTGGAGATGCTCGACGCGCCGACGCGCCGGTCCGAGACGGTCGGCGTGCCGATGCGCCGGCTGGAACGCGCGGCCGTGACCACCGCCGTCCAGGCCGCCGGCGCGGCCGTGACCGCCTCGCTGGGCCTGCGCACGGTCATCGACCTGGTGTCCGACGACGAGGTGAAACACGATCCGGAGTGGCTCCGCCGGACGACACAACTGGAACTGGCCCTGTGCTCCCGTGCCCCGTACCGCGACATCGCGCGGTTCTGGCAGCTGATCTGCCGCACGCCGGCCTGA
- a CDS encoding ABC transporter permease yields the protein MTTAIKALSDGAIIAQRNLIKVKRMPEVIVMMLISPFMFILLFAFVFGNVINIPGGDYRQFLLGGIFAQTILFGATFTGLGVAEDVQKGIIDRYRSLPAARSALLVGRTTSDIVYNLLSIGVMMLAGLVVGWRIGSSVGEAILGVLLLLLFAYAFSWVMAYFGLLVPSVEVFNSATAVVIFPLTFLATTFVPAEPLPVVVRTFAEWNPVSAIAQASRELFGNISPATPVPPSWPLSHPVTYSLLWIVGILVVFVPLAIRQYGRTTNR from the coding sequence GTGACCACGGCGATCAAGGCCCTTTCCGACGGCGCGATCATCGCGCAGCGCAACCTGATCAAGGTCAAGCGCATGCCCGAGGTCATCGTGATGATGCTGATCTCGCCGTTCATGTTCATCCTGCTGTTCGCGTTCGTGTTCGGCAACGTCATCAACATCCCCGGCGGCGACTACCGCCAGTTCCTGCTCGGCGGGATCTTCGCCCAGACCATCCTGTTCGGTGCCACCTTCACCGGCCTGGGCGTCGCCGAGGACGTGCAGAAGGGCATCATCGACCGGTACCGGTCCCTGCCCGCGGCCCGCTCGGCGCTGCTGGTCGGCCGCACGACCAGCGACATCGTCTACAACCTGCTGTCGATCGGCGTGATGATGCTGGCCGGCCTCGTGGTCGGCTGGCGGATCGGGTCCTCGGTGGGCGAAGCGATCCTCGGGGTGCTGCTTCTGCTGCTGTTCGCGTACGCGTTCTCCTGGGTGATGGCGTACTTCGGGCTGCTCGTGCCGAGTGTGGAGGTGTTCAACAGCGCCACGGCCGTGGTCATCTTCCCGCTGACGTTCCTGGCGACCACGTTCGTGCCCGCCGAGCCGCTGCCGGTGGTGGTGCGGACCTTCGCCGAGTGGAACCCGGTGTCGGCCATCGCGCAGGCGTCCCGGGAGCTGTTCGGCAACATCAGCCCCGCGACCCCGGTGCCGCCGTCGTGGCCGCTGAGCCACCCGGTGACCTACAGCCTGCTGTGGATCGTGGGCATCCTGGTCGTTTTCGTGCCGCTGGCGATCCGCCAGTACGGCCGCACGACCAACCGCTGA